One genomic segment of Leishmania major strain Friedlin complete genome, chromosome 6 includes these proteins:
- a CDS encoding putative 60S ribosomal protein L19 has product MTPLSLSSSRHSFKQNETQNMVSLKLQARLASSILGCGRARVWLDPNEAVEIQNANSRKSVRKLIKDGFIIRKPVKVHSRARWRKMKEAKDMGRHNGVGRREGSREARMPSKELWMRRLRILRRLLRKYRADKKIDRHVYRDLYMRAKGNVFRNKRNLVEHIHKIKNEKKKERQLAEQLAAKHLRDEQNRNKARKQELKKREKERERARRDDAAAAAQKKKADAAKKSAAPAAKSAAPAAKAAAPATKAAAAAPATKGAAPVKKSKK; this is encoded by the coding sequence ATgacccctctctccctctcttcctcccgcCACAGTTTTAAGCAGAACGAAACGCAGAACATGGTGTCTCTGAAGCTGCAGGCTCGCCTTGCGTCGAGCATCCTCGGCTGCGGCCGCGCCCGCGTGTGGCTGGACCCCAACGAGGCGGTGGAGATCCAGAACGCGAACTCGCGCAAGAGCGTGCGCAAGCTGATCAAGGATGGCTTCATCATCCGCAAGCCGGTGAAGGTgcactcgcgcgcgcggTGGCGTAAAAtgaaggaggcgaaggacaTGGGGCGCCACAACGGCGTTGGGCGCCGCGAGGGTAGCCGCGAGGCCCGCATGCCGAGCAAGGAGTTGTGgatgcgccgcctgcgcattctgcgccgcctgctgcgcaagtACCGCGCGGACAAGAAGATTGACCGCCACGTGTACCGCGACCTGTACATGCGCGCGAAGGGTAACGTGTTCCGCAACAAGCGCAACCTTGTGGAGCACATCCACAAGATCAAGAATgagaagaagaaggagcgccagctggcggagcagctcgCGGCGAAGCACCTGCGCGACGAGCAGAACCGCAACAAGGCTCGCAAGCAggagctgaagaagcgcgagaaggagcgcgagcgcgcgaggcgcgacgacgctgctgccgctgcgcagaagaagaaggcgGACGCCGCGAAGAAgtccgccgcgcctgctgcgaagtccgccgcgcctgccgcgaaggctgctgcccccgccacgaaggccgctgctgctgcccccgccacgaagggtgctgcgccggtgaAGAAGTCGAAGAAGTAA
- a CDS encoding putative 60S ribosomal protein L19, translating to MVSLKLQARLASSILGCGRARVWLDPNEAVEIQNANSRKSVRKLIKDGFIIRKPVKVHSRARWRKMKEAKDMGRHNGVGRREGSREARMPSKELWMRRLRILRRLLRKYRADKKIDRHVYRDLYMRAKGNVFRNKRNLVEHIHKIKNEKKKERQLAEQLAAKHLRDEQNRNKARKQELKKREKERERARRDDAAAAAQKKKADAAKKSAAPAAKSAAPAAKAAAPATKAAAPATKAAAAAPATKGAAPVKKSKK from the coding sequence ATGGTGTCTCTGAAACTGCAGGCTCGCCTTGCGTCGAGCATCCTCGGCTGCGGCCGCGCCCGCGTGTGGCTGGACCCCAACGAGGCGGTGGAGATCCAGAACGCGAACTCGCGCAAGAGCGTGCGCAAGCTGATCAAGGATGGCTTCATCATCCGCAAGCCGGTGAAGGTgcactcgcgcgcgcggTGGCGTAAAAtgaaggaggcgaaggacaTGGGGCGCCACAACGGCGTTGGGCGCCGCGAGGGTAGCCGCGAGGCCCGCATGCCGAGCAAGGAGTTGTGgatgcgccgcctgcgcattctgcgccgcctgctgcgcaagtACCGCGCGGACAAGAAGATTGACCGCCACGTGTACCGCGACCTGTACATGCGCGCGAAGGGTAACGTGTTCCGCAACAAGCGCAACCTTGTGGAGCACATCCACAAGATCAAGAATgagaagaagaaggagcgccagctggcggagcagctcgCGGCGAAGCACCTGCGCGACGAGCAGAACCGCAACAAGGCTCGCAAGCAggagctgaagaagcgcgagaaggagcgcgagcgcgcgaggcgcgacgacgctgctgccgctgcgcagaagaagaaggcgGACGCCGCGAAGAAgtccgccgcgcctgctgcgaagtccgccgcgcctgccgcgaaggctgctgctcccgccacgaaggctgctgcccccgccacgaaggccgctgctgctgcccccgccacgaagggtgctgcgccggtgaAGAAGTCGAAGAAGTAA